The following are from one region of the Streptomyces changanensis genome:
- a CDS encoding MarR family winged helix-turn-helix transcriptional regulator, which produces MSPDRDAHHRAEQALLSRTALGVFRLNGQFLAVSEELARPAGLTAAWWQVLGAVLREPLPVSGIARTMGITRQSVQRVADLLVERGLAAYAPNPAHRRAKLLRPTEEGRAAVARIDPGHADLAARLAAELGEEAFAETARVLERLSRAMDTVAGQRGANGPVG; this is translated from the coding sequence GTGAGCCCGGACCGCGATGCCCATCACCGCGCCGAGCAGGCGCTGTTGAGCCGTACCGCGCTCGGCGTCTTCCGCCTCAACGGCCAGTTCCTCGCCGTCTCCGAGGAACTGGCCCGCCCCGCCGGGCTCACCGCCGCGTGGTGGCAGGTCCTCGGCGCCGTCCTGCGCGAGCCGCTGCCGGTCTCGGGGATCGCCCGCACGATGGGCATCACCCGCCAGAGCGTCCAGCGCGTCGCCGACCTGCTCGTGGAGCGGGGGCTCGCCGCGTACGCGCCGAACCCGGCCCACCGCCGCGCCAAGCTGCTGCGGCCCACCGAGGAGGGGCGCGCCGCCGTCGCCCGCATCGACCCCGGCCACGCCGACCTGGCGGCCCGGCTGGCGGCCGAGCTCGGGGAGGAGGCGTTCGCCGAGACGGCGCGCGTGCTGGAGCGCCTGTCCCGGGCGATGGACACGGTCGCCGGGCAGCGCGGCGCCAACGGGCCCGTGGGGTAG
- a CDS encoding DJ-1/PfpI family protein, whose translation MTGTTASPRTVHLAVYDTLADWETGHATAWLARGGLAVRTVGPTARPVTTLGGLRVTPDLALADLRPDDSALLVLPGADLWDGDAERLAPFAATARAFLDAGVPVAAICGATAGLAREGLLDDRPHTSSAAGYLAATGYRGAAHYTEADAVTAGDLITAGSTEPVAFAREVLGRLGVFEGELLDAWYRLFHDSDPAAYEVLAAAQGTDA comes from the coding sequence ATGACCGGCACCACCGCATCCCCGCGGACCGTGCACCTCGCCGTGTACGACACGCTCGCCGACTGGGAGACCGGGCACGCCACGGCCTGGCTGGCCCGCGGCGGCCTCGCCGTCCGCACGGTCGGCCCGACGGCCCGCCCGGTCACCACGCTCGGCGGGCTGCGCGTCACCCCGGACCTCGCCCTCGCCGACCTGCGCCCCGACGACAGCGCCCTGCTGGTACTGCCCGGCGCCGACCTGTGGGACGGCGACGCGGAGCGGCTCGCGCCGTTCGCCGCCACCGCCCGTGCCTTCCTCGACGCGGGCGTGCCGGTCGCGGCGATCTGCGGGGCCACGGCCGGGCTGGCCCGCGAGGGCCTCCTCGACGACCGCCCCCACACCAGCTCGGCCGCCGGCTACCTGGCCGCGACCGGCTACCGCGGCGCTGCCCACTACACGGAGGCGGACGCCGTGACGGCCGGCGACCTGATCACTGCCGGGTCGACGGAGCCCGTCGCGTTCGCCCGCGAGGTGCTGGGCCGGCTCGGGGTGTTCGAGGGCGAGCTCCTCGACGCCTGGTACCGGCTGTTCCACGACTCGGACCCGGCCGCGTACGAGGTCCTCGCGGCGGCGCAGGGCACGGACGCGTGA
- a CDS encoding aspartate aminotransferase family protein — MTPHPDPRKGAAVKAADRAHVFHSWSAQALIDPLAVAGAQGAYFWDYDGNRFLDFTSGLVFSNIGYQHPKVVAAVQEQAGRLATFAPGFAVDVRSEAARLIAERTPGDLDRIFFTNGGAEAVENAVRMARLHTGRHKVLSAYRSYHGATATAIHLTGDPRRWPSDTGAAGVVHFWAPFLYRSPFHSADEAQECERALAHLEDTIVFEGPGTVAAIVLETVPGTAGIMPPPPGYLAGVRELCDRHGVVLILDEVMAGFGRTGRWFAAEHYDVVPDLLTFAKGVNSGYVPLGGVAIGPEIAATFERRPYPGGLTYSGHPLACAAAVATIRAMAEEGVVEAADRLGAEVLGPGLRELAERHPSVGEVRGLGAFWALELVRDRRTREPLVPYGAVGEANAPMAAFTAACRERGLWPFVTMNRTHVVPACTLTDAEAKEGLAALDAALCVADEHTG; from the coding sequence ATGACCCCTCATCCCGACCCGCGGAAGGGCGCGGCCGTCAAGGCCGCCGACCGCGCGCACGTGTTCCACTCCTGGTCCGCCCAGGCGCTGATCGACCCGCTGGCCGTCGCCGGCGCCCAGGGCGCGTACTTCTGGGACTACGACGGCAACCGCTTCCTCGACTTCACGAGCGGCCTCGTCTTCAGCAACATCGGCTACCAGCACCCGAAGGTCGTCGCCGCCGTGCAGGAGCAGGCCGGCCGGCTCGCGACCTTCGCGCCGGGCTTCGCCGTCGACGTGCGCTCCGAAGCCGCCCGGCTGATAGCCGAACGCACGCCCGGCGACCTCGACCGGATCTTCTTCACCAACGGCGGCGCCGAGGCCGTCGAGAACGCCGTGCGCATGGCGCGGCTGCACACCGGCCGGCACAAGGTCCTCAGCGCGTACCGCTCGTACCACGGCGCCACCGCCACGGCGATCCACCTGACCGGCGACCCCCGCCGCTGGCCCTCGGACACCGGCGCCGCCGGGGTTGTCCACTTCTGGGCGCCCTTCCTCTACCGGTCGCCGTTCCACTCCGCGGACGAGGCACAGGAGTGCGAGCGCGCCCTGGCGCACCTGGAGGACACGATCGTCTTCGAGGGGCCCGGTACGGTCGCGGCGATCGTCCTGGAGACGGTCCCCGGCACGGCCGGCATCATGCCCCCGCCCCCCGGCTACCTCGCCGGCGTGCGGGAGCTCTGCGACCGGCACGGCGTCGTCCTCATCCTGGACGAGGTCATGGCGGGCTTCGGCCGCACCGGCCGTTGGTTCGCCGCCGAGCACTACGACGTCGTCCCCGACCTGCTCACCTTCGCCAAGGGAGTCAACTCCGGGTACGTGCCGCTGGGCGGCGTCGCCATCGGCCCGGAGATCGCCGCGACCTTCGAGCGGCGCCCCTATCCGGGCGGGCTGACGTACTCCGGGCACCCGCTGGCCTGCGCGGCGGCCGTGGCGACGATCCGGGCCATGGCGGAGGAGGGCGTGGTGGAGGCCGCCGACCGGCTGGGCGCCGAGGTCCTCGGCCCGGGGCTGCGGGAGCTCGCCGAACGCCACCCGTCGGTGGGCGAGGTGCGCGGCCTCGGCGCCTTCTGGGCACTGGAGCTCGTACGGGACCGCCGGACGCGCGAGCCGCTCGTGCCGTACGGCGCGGTCGGGGAGGCGAACGCGCCCATGGCCGCGTTCACCGCCGCCTGCCGGGAGCGGGGACTGTGGCCCTTCGTCACCATGAACCGGACGCACGTCGTCCCCGCCTGCACCCTGACCGACGCCGAGGCGAAGGAGGGTCTCGCGGCGCTCGACGCGGCGCTGTGCGTGGCGGACGAACACACGGGGTGA
- a CDS encoding GntR family transcriptional regulator — MPASGPVTRSTLRQQIADALRDEVLAGRLQPGKEFTVKQIAEQYGVSATPVREALVDLSAQGLLDSDQHKGFRVHQFTVGDYRGMVEARALVVDGVLRRDPRHAAHRGGARAATAGAATAAATPPGAVPATPAAAGAGTTVPAPSGTAAASAPAPSPGAATRSCLPAEALGPVRRRAEAAARAARAGDLDILIGYDVRFWRELGGLVANHYIADFLHRLRVQAWVFAVPHLRADPRPGDWLWSGHEELVDAVATGAPARVGAVLDAYNAHALRWADHLERLPAPRPAPPA, encoded by the coding sequence ATGCCCGCGAGCGGACCTGTCACCCGCAGCACTTTGCGCCAGCAGATCGCGGACGCGCTGCGTGACGAGGTGCTCGCCGGACGGCTGCAGCCGGGCAAGGAGTTCACCGTCAAACAGATCGCCGAACAGTACGGGGTCTCCGCGACGCCCGTGCGGGAGGCGCTGGTCGACCTGTCGGCGCAGGGACTGCTCGACTCCGACCAGCACAAAGGTTTCCGCGTGCACCAGTTCACGGTCGGCGACTACCGGGGCATGGTGGAGGCCCGCGCCCTGGTCGTGGACGGCGTCCTGCGACGCGATCCCCGGCACGCGGCGCACCGGGGCGGTGCCCGCGCGGCCACGGCCGGCGCCGCGACCGCGGCCGCGACCCCGCCCGGCGCGGTGCCGGCGACCCCGGCCGCGGCGGGCGCGGGGACGACCGTCCCTGCTCCGTCCGGCACGGCGGCCGCATCGGCGCCCGCGCCCTCGCCCGGCGCGGCCACGCGGTCCTGTCTGCCGGCGGAGGCGCTCGGGCCGGTGCGCCGTCGGGCCGAGGCCGCCGCCCGAGCCGCCCGCGCCGGCGACCTCGACATCCTGATCGGCTACGACGTCCGCTTCTGGCGGGAGCTGGGCGGCCTCGTCGCCAACCACTACATCGCCGACTTCCTCCACCGGCTGCGCGTCCAGGCGTGGGTCTTCGCCGTGCCGCACCTGCGCGCCGACCCGCGCCCCGGCGACTGGCTGTGGAGCGGCCACGAGGAGCTCGTCGACGCGGTCGCCACCGGGGCGCCGGCGCGGGTCGGCGCCGTCCTGGACGCGTACAACGCCCACGCCCTGCGCTGGGCGGACCACCTGGAACGCCTCCCGGCCCCGCGCCCCGCCCCACCCGCCTGA
- a CDS encoding maltokinase N-terminal cap-like domain-containing protein: MAIIHRTTMEPTKLELLAGWLPAQPWYDGTGGEPRLDRIGGWRLDDPEGAVGIEFMVVGDTSGDAPRSYHVPLTYRGAPLAGAEDALVGTSEHGVLGTRWVYDGAHDPVLVAQVRALLRGDAAPQAQSESDTPDPTVTTRLAEGADPDAAALVVVRVPGQEDTAGALGEVTAPWCRADGESSRAPYFVLRDPSGTA, translated from the coding sequence ATGGCGATCATTCACCGGACGACGATGGAACCGACCAAGCTGGAGCTCCTGGCCGGTTGGCTGCCCGCGCAGCCGTGGTACGACGGCACGGGCGGGGAGCCGCGGCTCGACCGGATCGGCGGGTGGCGGCTGGACGACCCGGAGGGGGCGGTGGGCATCGAGTTCATGGTGGTCGGCGACACCTCCGGGGACGCGCCCCGCTCGTACCACGTGCCGCTCACCTACCGGGGCGCGCCGCTCGCCGGGGCCGAGGACGCCCTCGTCGGGACGTCCGAGCACGGGGTGCTGGGCACGCGCTGGGTGTACGACGGCGCCCATGATCCGGTGCTCGTCGCGCAGGTGCGGGCGCTCCTGCGGGGCGACGCCGCACCGCAGGCCCAGAGCGAGAGCGACACCCCCGACCCGACGGTCACCACCCGGTTGGCGGAGGGCGCCGACCCGGACGCGGCGGCGCTCGTCGTGGTCCGCGTCCCGGGGCAGGAGGACACCGCCGGTGCGCTCGGCGAGGTGACCGCGCCCTGGTGCCGCGCGGACGGCGAGTCGAGCCGGGCGCCGTACTTCGTCCTGCGCGACCCCTCCGGTACGGCGTAG
- a CDS encoding SLATT domain-containing protein: MSQPEMQPGGPARGEDLTGRPFPLGDWGEPAERLDELYRWVEGNALRTADWYLADRTWKRRGARALRAGTALGAVLGAALPLLDLTGALDGAAGWGYLSLLLAAACMACDRYFGLTSGWMRDVATAQAVQRRLATLQFDWASESVREVLGPTEGTAGEAAERCLGVLRRFTDDVTELVRAETADWMVEFRAGPAPLVTQSLGAAAHARSDGGGTQPQGGRFLLPPATRPNMPRQRPPEPR, from the coding sequence GTGAGCCAGCCGGAGATGCAGCCCGGGGGGCCCGCCCGGGGCGAGGACCTGACGGGACGGCCGTTCCCGCTCGGCGACTGGGGCGAGCCGGCCGAGCGGCTGGACGAGCTGTACCGGTGGGTCGAGGGCAACGCCCTGCGCACCGCCGACTGGTACCTCGCCGACCGGACGTGGAAGCGCCGCGGCGCCCGCGCGCTGCGGGCCGGTACGGCGCTGGGCGCCGTGCTCGGGGCCGCGCTGCCCCTCCTGGACCTCACGGGCGCCCTGGACGGCGCCGCCGGCTGGGGGTACCTCTCCCTGCTGCTCGCCGCGGCGTGCATGGCGTGCGACCGGTACTTCGGGCTGACCTCCGGCTGGATGCGGGACGTGGCCACCGCCCAGGCCGTGCAGCGGCGCCTGGCGACGCTCCAGTTCGACTGGGCGTCGGAGAGCGTGCGGGAGGTGCTGGGGCCCACCGAGGGCACGGCGGGCGAGGCGGCGGAGCGCTGCCTCGGGGTGCTGCGGCGGTTCACCGACGACGTGACGGAACTGGTGCGCGCCGAGACGGCCGACTGGATGGTGGAGTTCCGGGCCGGGCCCGCGCCGCTCGTCACGCAGTCGCTGGGCGCGGCGGCGCACGCGCGCTCCGACGGCGGCGGGACGCAGCCGCAGGGCGGCCGCTTCCTGCTGCCTCCGGCCACCCGTCCCAACATGCCGCGCCAGCGGCCCCCGGAGCCGCGCTGA
- a CDS encoding YbaB/EbfC family nucleoid-associated protein: MIPGGGQPNMQQLLQQAQKMQQDLAQAQEELARTEVEGQAGGGLVKATVTGSGDLRALVIDPKAVDPDDTETLADLVVAAVHAANENAHQLQQEKLGPLAQGLGGMPGLPF, encoded by the coding sequence GTGATCCCCGGTGGTGGCCAGCCCAACATGCAGCAGCTGCTCCAGCAGGCCCAGAAGATGCAGCAGGACCTCGCCCAGGCCCAGGAGGAGCTGGCCCGCACGGAGGTCGAGGGTCAGGCGGGCGGCGGCCTCGTGAAGGCCACGGTCACGGGCTCCGGTGACCTGCGGGCCCTGGTCATCGACCCGAAGGCGGTCGACCCGGACGACACCGAGACCCTCGCCGACCTGGTCGTGGCGGCCGTGCACGCGGCGAACGAGAACGCGCACCAGCTCCAGCAGGAGAAGCTCGGCCCGCTCGCGCAGGGCCTGGGCGGCATGCCTGGCCTGCCCTTCTGA
- the recR gene encoding recombination mediator RecR, with amino-acid sequence MYEGVVQDLIDELGRLPGVGPKSAQRIAFHILQAEPTDVRRLAHALLEVKEKVRFCAVCGNVAQEERCGICRDARRDDAVICVVEEPKDVVAIERTREFRGRYHVLGGAISPIEGVGPDDLRIRELLARLADGTVTELILATDPNLEGEATATYLARMVKPMGLKVTRLASGLPVGGDLEYADEVTLGRAFEGRRLLDV; translated from the coding sequence TTGTACGAAGGCGTGGTCCAGGACCTCATCGACGAGCTGGGCAGACTGCCCGGCGTCGGTCCCAAGAGCGCGCAGCGGATCGCCTTCCACATCCTGCAGGCGGAGCCGACCGACGTACGGCGGCTGGCGCACGCCCTGCTGGAGGTCAAGGAGAAGGTCCGGTTCTGCGCGGTGTGCGGCAACGTCGCCCAGGAGGAGCGGTGCGGCATCTGTCGTGACGCCCGCCGGGACGACGCGGTCATCTGCGTGGTCGAGGAGCCCAAGGACGTCGTCGCGATCGAGCGGACGCGCGAGTTCCGGGGCCGGTACCACGTGCTCGGCGGGGCGATCAGCCCGATCGAGGGCGTGGGCCCGGACGACCTGCGGATCAGGGAGCTGCTGGCCCGCCTGGCGGACGGCACGGTCACCGAGCTGATCCTGGCGACCGACCCCAACCTGGAGGGGGAGGCCACCGCGACGTACCTCGCGCGGATGGTCAAGCCCATGGGCCTGAAGGTCACGCGCCTCGCCAGCGGACTGCCCGTTGGCGGAGACCTGGAATACGCCGACGAGGTCACGCTCGGTCGCGCGTTCGAAGGGAGAAGACTCCTCGATGTCTGA
- a CDS encoding DUF5063 domain-containing protein, which produces MSDATLHAHSLDPDSFAVQVADSIESFIVATTEVAKGDEPDSAVPFLLLEVSQLLLAGGRLGAHEDIVPDEPYEPDTGPDVDVDELRLRFAELLDPVDVFSEVFDPYEPRKAPVPCRISDNLADIITDLRHGLAHYRAGRTSEALWWWQFSYFSNWGPTASATLRALQSLVSHVRLDQPLEALDGLDTDEDLPDDDLAEEAGRVMVQEIAGPLGLHSPSRK; this is translated from the coding sequence ATGTCTGACGCCACGCTCCACGCCCACTCGCTCGACCCGGACAGCTTCGCCGTCCAGGTCGCCGACTCCATCGAGTCCTTCATCGTGGCCACCACGGAAGTGGCGAAGGGCGACGAGCCCGACAGCGCCGTCCCCTTCCTGCTGCTGGAGGTCTCGCAGCTGCTCCTCGCCGGCGGCCGGCTGGGCGCGCACGAGGACATCGTCCCCGACGAGCCGTACGAACCGGACACGGGTCCGGACGTGGACGTGGACGAGCTGCGCCTGCGCTTCGCCGAGCTGTTGGACCCGGTGGACGTCTTCTCGGAGGTCTTCGACCCGTACGAGCCGCGCAAGGCGCCGGTCCCGTGCCGGATCTCGGACAACCTCGCCGACATCATCACCGACCTGCGCCACGGCCTGGCCCACTACCGGGCGGGCCGCACCTCCGAGGCGCTGTGGTGGTGGCAGTTCTCGTACTTCTCCAACTGGGGCCCCACCGCCTCCGCCACCCTCCGCGCCCTGCAGTCCCTCGTCTCGCACGTCCGCCTCGACCAGCCCCTGGAAGCCCTGGACGGCCTCGACACGGACGAGGACCTGCCCGACGACGACCTCGCCGAGGAGGCCGGCCGCGTCATGGTGCAGGAGATCGCCGGACCCCTGGGCCTGCACTCCCCCTCCCGAAAGTAG
- a CDS encoding aspartate kinase — protein MGLVVQKYGGSSVADAEGIKRVAKRIVDAKKNGHQVVVVVSAMGDTTDELIDLAEQVSPIPAGREFDMLLTAGERISMALLAMAIKNLGHEAQSFTGSQAGVITDSVHNKARIIDVTPGRIRTALDEGNIAIVAGFQGVSQDKKDITTLGRGGSDTTAVALAAALDAEVCEIYTDVDGVFTADPRVVKKARKIDWISFEDMLELASSGSKVLLHRCVEYARRYNIPIHVRSSFSGLQGTWVSNEPRGDRKVEQAIISGVAHDTSEAKITVVGVPDKPGEAAAIFRTIADAEINIDMVVQNVSAASTGLTDISFTLPKTEGRKAIDALEKQKGAIGFESLRYDDQIGKISLVGAGMKTNPGVTASFFEALSDAGVNIELISTSEIRISVVTRADDVNEAVRAVHTAFGLDSESAEAVVYGGTGR, from the coding sequence GTGGGCCTTGTCGTGCAGAAGTACGGAGGCTCCTCCGTTGCCGATGCCGAGGGCATCAAGCGCGTCGCCAAGCGAATCGTCGATGCCAAGAAGAACGGCCACCAGGTGGTCGTCGTGGTATCCGCGATGGGCGACACGACGGACGAGTTGATCGATCTCGCCGAGCAGGTATCCCCGATCCCTGCCGGGCGTGAGTTCGACATGCTGCTGACCGCCGGAGAGCGGATCTCCATGGCGCTGCTGGCCATGGCGATCAAGAACCTGGGCCATGAGGCCCAGTCGTTCACGGGCAGCCAGGCAGGCGTCATCACCGACTCGGTCCACAACAAAGCGCGCATCATCGATGTCACGCCGGGCCGGATCCGCACCGCACTGGACGAGGGCAACATCGCCATCGTCGCGGGCTTCCAGGGCGTTTCCCAGGACAAGAAGGACATCACCACCCTCGGCCGGGGCGGCTCCGACACCACGGCCGTGGCCCTCGCCGCCGCCCTGGACGCCGAGGTCTGCGAGATCTACACCGACGTCGACGGCGTCTTCACCGCCGACCCGCGGGTCGTGAAGAAGGCCCGGAAGATCGACTGGATCTCCTTCGAGGACATGCTGGAGCTCGCCAGCTCCGGCTCCAAGGTGCTGCTGCACCGCTGCGTCGAGTACGCACGCCGTTACAACATCCCGATCCACGTCCGCTCGTCCTTCTCGGGGCTCCAGGGCACGTGGGTCAGCAACGAACCGCGAGGGGACCGCAAGGTGGAGCAGGCCATCATCTCCGGTGTCGCCCACGACACCTCCGAGGCGAAGATCACCGTCGTCGGCGTGCCCGACAAGCCGGGCGAGGCCGCCGCGATCTTCCGTACCATCGCGGACGCCGAGATCAACATCGACATGGTGGTCCAGAACGTCTCCGCGGCGTCCACCGGTCTGACGGACATCTCCTTCACGCTCCCCAAGACCGAGGGCCGCAAGGCCATCGACGCCCTGGAGAAGCAGAAGGGCGCCATCGGCTTCGAGTCCCTCCGCTACGACGACCAAATCGGCAAGATCTCCCTGGTCGGCGCAGGCATGAAGACCAACCCGGGCGTCACCGCCTCCTTCTTCGAGGCGCTGTCCGACGCCGGCGTGAACATCGAGCTGATCTCCACCTCCGAGATCCGCATCTCGGTCGTCACCCGCGCCGACGACGTCAACGAGGCGGTCCGTGCCGTCCACACCGCCTTCGGTCTGGACAGCGAGTCCGCCGAGGCCGTCGTCTACGGCGGCACGGGCCGCTGA
- a CDS encoding aspartate-semialdehyde dehydrogenase: MPLVVPEVDPHATRLRPRRIVASPDCTTLALIVAVGALRAEFGLDEPVVSAYQAASGADQAGVDVLRGQVGGRRRHRAGRRTRRRAQGRR, encoded by the coding sequence GTGCCGCTCGTCGTCCCCGAGGTCGACCCGCACGCCACCCGGCTCCGGCCGCGCCGCATCGTCGCGAGCCCCGACTGCACCACGCTCGCGCTGATCGTGGCCGTCGGGGCGCTCCGCGCGGAGTTCGGCCTCGACGAGCCGGTCGTCTCCGCGTACCAGGCGGCGAGCGGCGCCGACCAGGCCGGGGTCGACGTGCTGCGCGGGCAGGTCGGCGGCCGTCGCCGGCACCGGGCAGGGCGCCGCACCCGGCGACGTGCGCAGGGCCGTCGGTGA
- a CDS encoding Asd/ArgC dimerization domain-containing protein, whose translation MRRAVGDDAGPFAAPLTLDVVPWSGTCEEDGWSSEELRLRAETRRILAPRPAVRRHLRPRPRRHRPLRRRARAVRTGGTVTRTHEILATSPGVVLQDDPETGDFPTPADVVGTDPTWAGRARRHPGDERALEFLVCGDNLRKGAALNTAQIAEGIAAEPVAGRAAPA comes from the coding sequence GTGCGCAGGGCCGTCGGTGACGACGCGGGTCCCTTCGCGGCCCCGCTCACCCTCGACGTCGTCCCCTGGTCCGGCACCTGCGAGGAGGACGGCTGGTCCTCGGAGGAGCTGCGCCTACGGGCCGAGACGCGCCGGATCCTCGCCCCCCGCCCTGCGGTCCGCCGCCACCTGCGTCCACGTCCCCGTCGTCACCGCCCACTCCGTCGCCGTGCACGCGCGGTTCGAACGGGCGGCACCGTCACGCGCACCCATGAGATCCTCGCCACCTCGCCGGGCGTCGTCCTCCAGGACGACCCCGAGACCGGCGACTTCCCCACCCCCGCCGACGTCGTCGGCACCGACCCCACGTGGGCGGGCCGGGCGCGCCGGCACCCGGGCGACGAACGGGCCCTGGAGTTCCTCGTGTGCGGCGACAACCTCCGCAAGGGGGCCGCGCTGAACACCGCGCAGATCGCGGAGGGCATCGCCGCGGAACCGGTCGCCGGACGCGCGGCGCCGGCCTGA
- a CDS encoding SigE family RNA polymerase sigma factor translates to MAEVLDITSAGPLRGGAAVFPLVRPPQRPPRDRRRGGGMPVIAPTPATRRAGVPFPREGAGAGTDTGAAMTAGTTVDHLTETYRAHYRSLLGLAALLLDDTASCEDVVQEAFIRVHSARRRVRDPEKTLAYLRQTVVNLSRSALRRRILGLKLLSKPMPDMASAEEGAYDQLERDALIKAMRGLQRRQREVLVLRYFADMTEAQVAETLGISLGSVKAYGSRGIAALRVTMGATA, encoded by the coding sequence GTGGCAGAGGTTCTCGACATCACATCAGCGGGCCCCCTTCGCGGTGGCGCGGCGGTCTTCCCGCTCGTACGACCGCCTCAGCGGCCCCCGCGGGACCGTCGGCGCGGCGGCGGCATGCCGGTGATCGCGCCCACGCCCGCCACGCGCCGTGCCGGCGTCCCGTTCCCGCGTGAGGGCGCCGGAGCCGGGACCGACACCGGGGCCGCGATGACCGCGGGCACCACCGTCGACCACCTCACCGAGACCTACCGCGCCCACTACCGTTCGCTGCTGGGCCTCGCCGCGCTCCTCCTCGACGACACCGCCTCCTGCGAAGACGTCGTCCAGGAGGCGTTCATCCGGGTGCACTCCGCGCGGCGCCGGGTCCGCGACCCCGAGAAGACCCTGGCGTATCTGCGCCAGACCGTCGTCAACCTCTCCCGCTCCGCCCTGCGCCGCCGAATACTCGGGCTGAAGCTGCTCTCCAAGCCGATGCCCGACATGGCGAGCGCGGAGGAGGGCGCGTACGACCAGTTGGAGCGCGACGCGCTGATCAAGGCGATGCGCGGGCTCCAGCGCCGCCAGCGCGAAGTGCTGGTGCTCCGGTACTTCGCCGACATGACGGAGGCGCAGGTCGCCGAGACCCTGGGCATATCGCTCGGGTCGGTGAAGGCGTACGGCTCCCGCGGCATCGCCGCCCTGCGCGTCACCATGGGGGCCACGGCATGA
- a CDS encoding SURF1 family protein: protein MYRFLTTPRWWGINVFVLLAIPFCLFMGIWQLGRFEDRVDSHQEAEKRPAVQAAEAPAPLAELLPVDKETSGRQAVVSGRYGKQFLVPGRELDGRTGSYVLTLLHTSEDKALPVVRGWLPKGAAAPAPPVGEVTVTGALQASESPGSKGVHAAGGLPEGQLGIISAASLVNLVPDEVYDAWVTLARSPSGLTPVPAAAATGTGLDIKAFQNLGYTGEWFVFAGFVLFMWFRLVRREAEAERDRALGLEPESQGIG from the coding sequence GTGTACCGGTTCCTGACGACCCCCCGCTGGTGGGGGATCAACGTCTTCGTGCTGCTGGCGATCCCGTTCTGCCTGTTCATGGGGATCTGGCAGCTGGGCAGGTTCGAGGACCGCGTCGACTCGCACCAGGAGGCCGAGAAGCGCCCGGCCGTCCAGGCGGCCGAGGCGCCGGCGCCGCTGGCGGAGTTGCTGCCGGTGGACAAGGAGACGTCGGGACGTCAGGCCGTGGTCAGCGGCCGGTACGGGAAGCAGTTCCTCGTGCCGGGGCGCGAGCTGGACGGCAGGACCGGTTCCTACGTGCTGACGTTGCTGCACACCTCCGAGGACAAGGCCCTGCCGGTGGTGCGGGGCTGGCTGCCGAAGGGTGCCGCCGCCCCGGCGCCGCCCGTCGGCGAGGTCACCGTGACGGGGGCGCTCCAGGCGTCGGAGAGCCCCGGCTCGAAGGGCGTCCACGCGGCGGGCGGGCTTCCGGAGGGCCAGCTCGGCATCATCAGCGCGGCGTCCCTCGTCAACCTGGTGCCGGACGAGGTGTACGACGCGTGGGTGACCCTCGCACGCTCCCCGTCCGGGCTCACCCCGGTGCCCGCGGCGGCGGCCACGGGCACGGGGCTGGACATCAAGGCGTTCCAGAATCTCGGCTACACGGGTGAGTGGTTCGTGTTCGCGGGGTTCGTGCTGTTCATGTGGTTCCGCCTCGTCCGCCGCGAGGCGGAGGCGGAACGGGACCGCGCGCTGGGCCTGGAACCGGAGAGCCAGGGCATCGGCTGA